The nucleotide window GCCGAAGTCAGGCAAGTATTTACTGTTGGTAAAACAGCAAAAATTGCAGGTTGTTATGTTCTTGAAGGAAAAATCATCCGTAATAAAGAAGCCAAAGTATTCAGAGGCGGCAAAGAAATATTTAAAGGCGTAATTAACCAATTAAAACGTTTCAAAGAAGACGCCAAAGAAGTAAACAGCGGATATGAATGCGGTATATCTTTTGACAAATTCAACGATATTGAAGAAGGCGACATTATTAAAGTCCTTACAAAAGAAGAAATCATTAGACATTCGTTAGTTTAATTAACATTTTAATCTATTTATTAGGAGTATAGAAATGAATTCAAGAGGGGACCGCATAAGAAAAGCCCTTATCAAGGAACTTAGTGATATAATTCAGCACAAAATTAAAGATCCCCGTATTAAAGGAATAATTTCCGTTACAGATGTTGAACTTTCTCCTGATAATAAGTATGCCAAAGCTTATATAAGCATTTTCGGGTCAGATGACTCCAAGCAGGAGATTATGGACGCTATTGGGGACTCTACTTCTTTCATAAGAGGCGAAATAAGCAAAAGAATAAGAATGAGACACACTCCTGAGCTGAAATTTATGCTTGATGAATCACTCGAAAAAGGCAAAAGAATAACCGATTTGATAGATAAAATTTCAAGAGGCGAGCTTTAAGCAAGTTAAATGAATGCTATAAAAGACAATAAAAAACAGGATTTCTTCGGCATAATCAATGTGAATAAGCCTAAGGGCTTTACTTCTCACGATGTGGTAGCCAAATTAAGAAAAATATTAAAAATAAAACAGATAGGTCACACAGGAACTCTTGACCCGATGGCAATAGGCGTTCTTCCTATTTGTATCGGTAAAGCCACTAAAGTAATTCAGTATCTTGAAAGTTCAAAAGCCTATAGGGCTTTTATAAAACTCGGAATTAAAACCGATACTTATGATATGGAAGGGGAAATTTTAGCAAAAACTCCTGTAACTTTAAACATAGAAGAAATAAAAAAACATCTAGAATCTTTTAATGGAGAAATAACTCAAACTCCACCTATTTATTCAGCTGTTCACTATAAGGGCAAAAGACTTTACGAATACGCAAGAAAAAATATCGAAATAAATGATATTCCGACAAGAAAAGTTACCATAAATTCAATTGAATTAATTGGGATTTCAGATGAAAATTCTGAAAATCCCGTATTAATTGTTGATATTGACTGTTCAGAAGGAACTTATATAAGATCGATTGCGCATGATTTGGGTGAAAAACTTGGATATGGAGCTTGTTTATGTGATTTAACAAGAACAAAAGCAGGCAAATTAACTGTAGACAAGACTCACACCCTTGAGGAAATAGAATTATCCTGTGAAACAGGTAATTTCAATAAATTTCTTATGAATCCTATTGAAATTTTGCCGCTTGAACTTTTTGAAATAGACGAAATTTTATTGGATAAAATAAAAAAAGGTCAGTATTTTTCTGTTGATTCTTTATCATCTTTACCAAATTATTATTTTTTACAACTTGTCTACAAAAATAGGCTTGCAGCGATTGCACGGTTTGAGGATAATATAATAAAACCTGTTAACGTTTTTGTTTAAAATTTGGAAGGACTTAAAAAAATGAAAAAAATTTCTATTATATTTGCTTTTGTAATTGTTTTCAGCATGTTTTTTCAGATTATAGCTTTTTCTTCACCAAATCCTGCACCAAATTCTTGCTCATCAGGGGCTTATCCGATAAGCAGTACTTTTTCTCGAGGAATTCAAAAGGTTTTTGGACTTAATCTTCTTACAACATGGGCTGCCGAATTTGCAATAAAAAATCAAATCTCAAGATTAATACAGAAAGGCAGTGTAAAGGTAAATGTTAAAGCTTACAGCGCAGGGGATTTGATTGCAGGAAAAGTTAAAGGCTTTGAAATAACAGGAAAAAATATTGTTTATAATGATGTTTATGTTTCATCTGTAAAAGCTCAAAGCTTATGCGATTTTACATACTTTGATTATAAAAAAAATCCGGCTATGCTTGGCAGTCCTCTTTTTGTAAAATATAATGCGGAAATCACAAATAAAGATTTCCAAAAAATATTCTCATCCGATACTATTAAAGACTCTTTACAGGGAATAAAAATCAATGCAAGCGGTATAAATCTGGGTGAAGTTGATTTTACTAATGTTAAAGCAACTATAAGCAACGAAAAAATCAATATAAAAGCCACTATGGTTTATAAAAAAACGCCTTTCACTGTTACATTCCCTATAAATCTTGATACTTCATTAAAAGTTAAAAACGATAAAATTCTTCTTACAAATTTAAAATTTGCATCTGATTCGGAAAATGATGACTTCACCTTCATCACAAATTCAATAGCACTGAACAATATCAGCATTTTTGACCTGAAAACAGTTGAAAAAGAAGACTCTGACATAAACATCAAAAAAATAAAAATTGTTGATGATAAAATTTTTATAGAAGGTACTTTCTGGCAACAACAAAATACAACTTTATAAAAATACGGGCGGGTTAATATGAAAAACTCTAAAAATCTTTTAATTCTGGCAATTTCCTTGTTAATAGCAATAGTATGTTTGATTACTGCTTTCTTTTTGTTAAATAAAAATGAAAAATTAACAGACAAAAATTCCGTTTCTGTTTACTTTGTAGAATATTGCAAACAAAATTCACAAAGCAGTGGGGCAAAGACAATAAACAATGTCCCCGATTCATCAGTCACTAAAGAAAATCAAATAAAAGATTTTTGTCTTACCGCGGTAAGACGAAAGTTTTCTCTTAATGAATCAAAATTTTCGACTGCTATAAAAGAACTTTTAAAAGGTCCTTCTCAAGAAGAAAAAAGAGAGGGGCTCTATACAGAAATTCCTGCGACCACAAAGCTTATAGAAATAAAAGAAAACCCGAAAGCTCTTATAATAAATCTTTCAAAAGATTTTGAATCAGGCGGCGGCTCTACTTCAATGAGTATGAGGTTTAAACAGCTGGTGAATACAGCTCTTGATGCGGCTAAAAGCAAACCCGTTTATTTAGAGCTGAATAACAGAAAAGTCGATTTTATCGGCGGAGAAGGCGTGATTGTTTCTCAGCCTTTATCAAGGAATTAATTGAGATAAAAATGCTTTCAAGTGATTTTGATTATGTTTTGCCTGAGGAATTAATTGCCCAGTTCCCTTCCGAGAAAAGGGATGAATCAAGCCTGATGGTTTTAGATAAGCAAAATAAAACTGTTGAACACAAAAAATTCTTCGATATAGTTGATTTTCTTGATAAAAATGACGTTCTTGTTCTAAATAACACACGGGTAATTCCTGCGCGTCTTTTTGGAAAAAAATCTACAGGCGCACGAATAGAAATTTTTCTTTTGGAGAAAAAAACAGAAAACAAATGGGAAGTTTTAATTAAACCTTCAAAAAGAGTTTCAGCGGGTACAATTATTGAATTTTCAGAAGAATTAAAGGCAAAAATCATTGAAAGACTGCCTAATGACAAATGGCTGGTTGAGTTTATTTTTGAAGGTATTTTTAATGAAATTTTGTCAAAAATCGGGAATATTCCGCTTCCTCCATATATTGAAAGGCAATTAACAGATGAAGCCATAAAAAAGTTGGATTTTGAAAGATATCAGACTGTTTACGCCAAAAATCCCGGTTCTGTTGCCGCTCCGACAGCAGGGCTGCATTTTACCGAGGAAATCCTTGAAAAACTCGGGCAAAAAGGTGTTGAGGTTTGCTATGTAACCTTAAACGTCGGGCTGGGGACTTTTAGACCTGTAAAGACAGAGAAGATACTTGATCATCAGATGGACAGGGAATTTTATGAAATTCCTGAGACCACCGCAGAAGTTATTAACAAAGCAAAAGCACAAGGAAAAAATATTGTCGCAGTCGGAACTACGACAGTAAGAACGCTTGAATCAGCTTTCAGGACGAACGGTGAAATTTCGGAAACTTCGGGGTGGAGTCAGATGTTTATTTACCCCGGGTACAAATTTAACGTGACAGACAAACTTATAACAAACTTCCACCTGCCTAAGTCAACTCTGCTTATGCTTGTTTCCGCCCTTGCAGGGAAAGATTTTATTCTCGAAGTTTATAAAGAAGCTATTGAAAAGAAATATCGGTTCTACAGTTATGGGGATTGCATGTTTATAAAATAGATTGCCGCGTCGAGCCTAAAGCCTCTCCTCGCAATGACGCGTAAATTTAATTCGCAATTCAAGTTAAATAATTTCCTCCAAAAGAAGTAAATTCAAACTTCATGCCTAAAATATCTGGTAATATAATAAGTGGCAGATTCTCACACGCCAACTGGTCGTTCAGAATCACAAAAGGTATTGAAGGGTAAGAATGCTTCAGGAAGCTTCAAAAGTATTAAGTTCTGCGTTTAAAGACAGTATCATTAAGAAACTGTCTATGTATTTGCATGATTGTGTATCGGAAGAGGTTAAGTCATCTGCTTTTAGGAATTTAAATCACGATAAAGGCACTAAATGGTTTTTTATCGAAGGGCGGGAAGCTCTTTTTTCTCACCCTGAAAAACCTTTAAAAATTAAAAGCGCTGATAGCAAGCTGACAGAACTTATGGTTCAGTCGGAAGTTTCAAAAAAAGACTACCAGCTTATATATGGCTATTTGTTTTTAAAAGGGAAAAGTGCTGAAAGCAAAAAAAAAGAAGACTATCTAACACCGCTTTTATATGTGCCGTGCAGACTTGAAAGAGATGGTATGGATATAAACTGCACTACTCTTGAAGAAAACATTTCCTTAAACACAAGCGCACTTGTCAGCCTGATGAATTTTGATGAAGATGATGAAACAGCAGACCATCTCTTTGAAGGGCTTATTGATTATATCCCTGAGCTGCCAATAACCGAAGAGAAAGTAAAAATATTCCTGAATACTCTCAAGGCTATTGTTCCCGATATTGAAATTGTAAGTGATTTGTCAATTGAAGAATTAATGGCTCAATCACTTGAAAAGCTTACAATTATTGATACTTCTGCTGTAGTTCTTACCAAAAGACCTACTGTTTCCGCAGGATTGATGCATGAATTGAGCTTAATATCCGAAAAACAGGCTGGTGTTTTCAGGGAAACAGCACTTGCTCCGATTCATGAAGAATTTTCCGGTGCGACAAAAAACAAAAAAACTTCTAAAAATCATGACCACAAAAATCAAAAAAATGATGAAAAAATTACGATAACGCCACTGGACTTTAGTGACAGCCAGAGACAAGTCATTGAAGCAATAAAAAACAATACGCTGGTTACAGTCTTCGGACCTCCCGGAACAGGCAAATCGCAAACCATAGTGAATCTGGTTTCTCATCTTGTGGGCTCAGGACAGACAGTTCTCGTTGCTTCAAGAATGAATAAAGCTGTAGACGTTATAAGCGAAAGATTAAACGGTTTTGGCGCCCATCTGCTTTGTCTTAGAGCAGGAAAACCTGATTACCAAAAACAGTTAAGTTTTCATCTTCAGGATTTAATTTCTAACAAAGTAGACCTTGATTCAAACTTTGAATCAGACGTTTTAACTGATGTGGAAGACCTTCACACTCTTGCAAAAAACAAAAGCGAGCTAAAACAGAAATGCGTAAAAATTCTTGAGCTTGAAAATAAATGGAATGAGGCTCTTCAGGAATATAAAAAAATCTGGGAAATTCAAGAAGATAATAAATTAATTAAAAAAATTCTTTCCAAGCCTGAAATTGATCAATGCAAAAAATTTCTCAATAAAATTGAACAAACTTTTAACAAAACAGGAGTCCTGAATTTTATTTATTTTAAATTTCTTACTTATTTGTTGAATAAAGAGCTAGGGTTGGCTGATAATAGCATTTCTGCGGAAACTGTTGAAAAATTAAAGATCAATCTTGAAGAAAAAGAACTGAAAGAAAACTTAAAAGGAATTGAAAGTCTCATAACTAAAACGGGAAACCTCCATCAAATTCTGGAAAACCTAAATGAATTAAGAAAAAAACATAAATCAACAGCTGTTAAAATACTTAAAAACAGACGAAGAGAGGCTTTAAAATCTCTAATCAGAGATCAATACAAAAGACAAAGACTTATAATTCATTCAAAAGCACTTATAGAAAAGAAAAAAAATCTTCAAAATAAAATTTTACTTCAGGAAGATTTTAATCCAATGCTTCAGGCTTTTCCATGCTGGGCTGTTACAACTCAGGCAATATCAGAATCTTTGCCGCTTGAGCCGGCATTATTTGATGTGGCAATTATAGATGAAGCTTCTCAATGCGATATAGCAAGCTGTTTTCCTATCCTTTTCAGAGCAAAAAAAGCTATAATAGTAGGAGATGACAAACAGCTCCCGCATCTTTCATTCCTCGAAAAAGCCAAAGAACAATCTTTCATGAGCAAATATAATATTCCCGACAGATACCAGCTCATGTGGCGATTCAGGTCAAATTCAATGTTTGATGTGGCAAACTACTATTCAACCGCTTCTATTCTTCTTGATGAGCATTTTAGAAGCTATCCTGAAATCATAAATTTCAGCAACAAAGAGTTTTACGGCGGCAGAATCAAAGCAATGAAAAGCAGGATTCCTTCCGAAGAGAATGAAAGTTGTCTGGAGCTTAATATAATTAAAAATGCAACAGTTGATCTGGACAGCACCAGAAATATGGCTGAAGTCGAAGAAATTATGAAAAAAGTTCATGATATTATACTGAAAGACAATGAAAATAATCCTAAAAAACCAACTTCCATAGGAATTGTCTCCCCTTTCAGAGGGCAGGTCGAGCTTATTAAAAAAGCGGTCAATCAGGTTTTAACCGGCGAAATTATCAAAAGGCATGACATAGAAGTTGGAACAGCACATACTTTTCAAGGCGATGAAAGAGATATAATGCTTTTATCTCTTACAATCGCGCCTAATAGTCATTTTCAGAGTATTGTATTTGCGCAAAAACCGAATTTGTTTAACGTTGCAATAACAAGGGCAAGGAAAAAGCTTATAGCGTATATTTCCAGACCAGTTGAATCATTACCCGCGGGGCTTATAAGAAATTATCTTGAATATATTCAAGGTCTTTCAAGTAATTCAGAGCAATCAAGAACTATAGTTCCCGCTAAAAATAACAATTTTACTGTTAAAGATGAAATCGCAAAATTTCTTGAAGAAGAAGGAATCAGAGTATTTCCTGATTTTGAAGTTGCAGGGTTTGCAGTCGATTTTGTAATTTCTGATGAGTTTAATCATATGGCTGTTGAGCTGAACGGATTTGATCTGCCCGACGAAAACGCCTCAAATGAAAACGAAGATAACAGCAAACTCTTAAAATCCCTAGAAAAACAGGAAATTCTTGAACGCTGCGGCTGGAAAGTTGCAAGAATAAACTCAAGAGAGTGGCACTACAGCAAAAAAGCTTGTATAAACAAACTAAAAGAGATGCTGATACAAATATCAACAACTCATTAAAAACTTTATTCTAAATTTAAGCTACTTTACGCTCTTCAATTTCATTTTCAAGAATATTATTAAGATTTAAAAGAAAATCAAGCTGTCTCGCTTTTGATTCTGAATTAATTCTTTTTGTAGAAATTTTATAATGATTTACATAAAAATCTACACGTTTTTTAATACTTTGAATTTCTATATTGGAAATATTTGACAGATTACTTTTGACTAAATTAGCCGTGTAATTGCCTGAGTTCAAATAATCATGTAGCAGCACTTATATTATCCTTATTTCTAGAATATCTCCTCTATATATAATAATAAAACCGTGATTTATTAAAAAATTGCCATTTATTAACAAATAATTTATTAATAAATGTAAAGAATAAGCGGCTAAAACACAAATTAGTATCAACAAACTTTATTTAGCTGTTTTTATTATATAGAATTAGATTTATAAATTGAAAATATTATTCTTAATAGTAGCTTAAAGGGACTTAAAACGGAATGAATTCTATAAAAGCAAACAGCTCATTATATTATTTAACCAAACAAAGCCGTTCTGCCGAAAGGAAAGCCTCAGATGATCCTAAAAAGCCGGATATAAAACAGAAATTCAACAGTCAAGCTTTTGGTGCATCTGTGCATGTTAAAGAAGGTTTTGCCAAAAAAACTCTCAATTTTGCTCTTAATATTGTTGATAAAATCCAGAGACACATCGAAACAGGCGGATTTATAATTGAATTTCTCGTAGTGGATTTTGCGGGCATGGTTGTGCCCAGAGTCTATCAAGCTTATCACAGAAACGAAAAAGAACTGGGACACCCGAATTATGCCGCTGCCAGAGAAGAATTCACAAGAGAAATCTTATCCGGTCCGAGTATGTTCTTAATTCCTATGGCTTTTCTGCTTGCATCCAAAAAAATGTTCGGGTCTGCTTCTCATGTAAATACGAATACCCTTAATAAATTCAAAGAAATCACAGGAAAAATTATTAAAGATAATGATAATTTACCCAAAAACTTCTATAACAAGATTGTTGATACTTTATACGGTTCTAAAATAAATACGGAAACAAAGAAAAATATTGTCGAAGATTTCTTAAAACTTCACAGCGCTGAGCCTAAAGAAGCAAAAAAACTAAAAGCCAAAATAACAGAAACATTGATTTCAAGCAATCAAGAAATTGGAAACAGTAAAAAACTTGGAATTTCCAGGGCAGAATCATCAAAAATCAAATTTGACAAAACAAAACCTGCTGTAAGTATTAGCGATTTTGTTACAGATTGCAGGAACTATTCTTCGGATGTAATAAATGTCCTGTCAAAAGCAGGTAATGGCGCAACCGAACAATTAGTTAACGAAATACACAGCTTTAAAGAAGGGGCCAGAAAATTAATAACAACAACTGCAGTTGCAACCCTTTCTGCCTTTCTTTTCTTTGTCCCCAAAATATATAGCCAAAATAAAGAATATCCGGGGCTTGCAGGATTAACGGGCAATTCCGAAAAAGATAACAGTCAATTACTGAAGGAGGAATCTGATAAATGATTACTTCTTCTATAAACACATCCAAAACAGCTTTTGCACCTAACAAAATTTCAAAAACACTTGCACAAATCGGCGGATTTATTCCAAAATCAGTCGCTGATTTTTGTGATTTAACTACAAAAGCTTCACTGAAGAGAACAACGCATTTTGCAGTAATTGCTCTTTGCGTTCTTTTTGCCAGATACATACAGGCACGGAATAAAGATGAAAAAAGAGAAATTCTTACGAGAGATACCGGCATGGTTTTTACGGCTGTCTATGCAGTTCCTTTTTTCAAAAAAATTGCAAGCTTTTTTATTAATAAAAAAACCGGTATTCCCATTGCTTCAGGAGAAAAAGGTTTCTCTAAAAATCTTAATCCCGAAAAAGGCCTTCAGATGGCTTCTTATGAACAGCTTGCAGAATGGCTGAGCGTTAAGAATATTGAATCTTTTAATGGAATCAAAAACGGTTTTGCGGGCTTTTGTATAAATATCAAGAAGATTGGCGGTGATTTAACAAAATGTTTCAACATCCTTGATAAAAATTCAAAAAATACTGTAAATGACATTGCAAAATCATTGAAAATAAATGAGGAAATAACCAATAATAATATAATAAAACTAATTATAAAAGCTGAAAAATCCACAGACAGAGAAGTTAAACAGAAGCTAAATTCCCTTAAAACAATGTTTGTAGGAGAAAATAAGCTTTTAACGAAAGCTTCTCATTTCAAATCAGTAACGGAAGCAGGTTGTATAGCGGCTACAGCTTTTATACTCGGCGGTTTATTGCCATGGTTTAATATTCAATATACAAAAAAATTATATGAAAAGAAAAATATGGAAAATAAAGATTTAAGCAAAGATAAGCCTAAAACAGTTTCTATCAATATATAACGACTCAACAAAAAATTTTTAAAAAGACAATCGTGATTTTTGATTTTCTTGAGAGACTTTATCTGATGTTTGATGCTTTTTTAAAACATTTTTATATAAATTTATGTATTCATACGCCATTCTTTTGGAATTAAACACTGAAAGAGCTTTTGCCTGACAGTTTTTAGAAGTTACTTCAAGGACATTCGGGTTTTCTACCAGATTATTTATACATCTAATTAAAGAATTGATATTATCTTTTTCAAAGATTTGTGCGCTATCGCCCCATAATTCTTTACATGCAGGAATATTATTTGCCAGAATAGCACATCCTGAATATGCCGCCTGAATTGAAGATAGGCCGTTTAATTCATCACTTGATAACGCAAGATAAATCGAAGAATTTTTATAAACTTCCTGAAGTTCAAAATTTGACAAATTATTAATAAATTCAATATTTTTAGGCAATTTTCTATCAGGTTGCGCATCGCCAATAACTTTAATTTTTATATTGTCAGGCAGTTTATAAGCAATATTTAAAATAAGATTCATATTTTTATTGCGATCCGACAAATTTGCAAATGCCAGTAAAGTTGGGATTTCAGGCATGCCTGAATAAGGCTTATAATCAATTCCATTATAAATAATTCTAATTCCTTTTGTAAAATTATAAGTTTTTATAATACTTTCAGCAAAAAATCTTGACGAAATTGTAATAATATCAGACTTCTTGAAACTTTCATTTATGATTTGTTTATAATTAAAAAGGTTTTCGTGCAACGGACTATACCTGTTTATATTGCTATTCCATATTTTTTTATTCAGCAAATTTTCATGACAAGCAAAGACACATGGTTTATTAAAATCAAAATTCGGGTATCCATGGTTAAGATGAACAATATGAGGATCAAATTCTTTTATAGAGCTATTAAAAACCGTTTTTATCTCTGAAATATCATCGTCAGATTTATTATCAATAAAAAAATCCGGAGAAAAATCTGTAAATTGGAACTTAATATTTAAATCTTTTGATTGTTCAACTTGCCTTTCTGTTGGTTTTCCGCCCATACTAACCATTAAGATATCGGCATTAATATATTTTAAAATAGCTCTGGAAAGAGTTAAAGAATAATCCCAGATCTCACTTTTTACATCGGTTGTCATTAATAGTCTGAATTTTGAAGCCATCTTTCCCTCTTTGTAATTATATAAAGCTTAAAAATCAGCTTGTTTAAAACTAAACTGATTTTTATATATGAATAACAAATTAAGGTTAAACCCGTCTTTTTGAATTGATTATAGTATAATTTTTATATTCTTATAGCGAATCAGTTAATCAGCTATTTAAATATAATATTATTAATTAGGTAAGCAAGTTAATATACTAAACCGAAGCAAAAGCCCTAAATTTATAAGTGTACAAGTATAAAAACTGTTTTTCAAAAAGGAAGATTAAATATGAGAATTTGTGTTGTAGGAACAGGATATGTAGGACTAGTCGCAGGAGCTTGCCTTGCAGAAATGGGCAATGAAGTTATCTGCGTAGACAATAACGAACAAAAAATAAAAGAATTGCTCAAAGGAAACATTCCTATCTATGAACCGGGTCTGGAAGAGTTAATTCAAGCAAATGTCAGAGAAAATCGTTTGAATTTTACCACCAATCTTGTAGAAGCGGTTAATAGTTCTCTTATATGCTTTATTGCTGTTGGAACACCTCAGGGAGATGACGGTTCCTGCGATTTAAGCTATGTATTTGGTGTAGCCGAAGAAATAGCAAAATCAATGACAGATTATAAAGTAATTGTAAATAAAAGCACGGTTCCTGTAGGCACGGCAGAAAAAGTTAAAAATATAGTGAAATCCGTAACAAATTGTGATTTTGATGTTGTTTCAAACCCTGAATTTCTTAAACAAGGAGCTGCGGTAGATGATTTCTTAAAGCCTGACAGAGTTATTATAGGTTCTGATTCGCATAAAGCTACAGAAATTATGCAGGAATTGTACAGTCCATTTTTAAGAACAGGAAACCCCGTTATTATAATGGATGTTAAATCGGCAGAAATGTCAAAATATGCTGCTAACTCATTTTTGGCTACAAAAATTTCTTTTATTAATGAACTGGCTAATATTTGCGAAGAAATAGGCGCAGATATAGAACAGGTCAGAATAGGAATGAGTTCCGACAGAAGAATCGGAAGCCAATTCCTATTTCCGGGGCTTGGTTATGGCGGTTCATGCTTCCCAAAAGACGTAAAAGCGCTTATCAAAGTTGCCAATGATTCGGGAGTTCCTTCAAAAATTCTTGAAGCTGCTGACAATATTAATAAACAACAAAGAGAAATCTTTACGGACAAAATTTTTAAATACTTTGGCGGTGATTTAAAAGGAAAAACTTTTGCTCTATGGGGTCTCGCATTTAAGCCAAGAACTAACGACATGAGAGAAGCTCCTGCTTTTACAATAATCCAAAGACTAAAAGACGCAGGTGCTAATATTCAGGCTTATGACCCAAAAGCTATGGATGAAGCTAAAAAAATCATCGGAAACTCTGTTGAATACGCTCAAAACAGTTACGATGCGCTATCAAATGCTGATGCCCTTATACTTGTTACTGAATGGAACGAATTCAGAAGACCTGATTTCGAAAGAATCAAAAAACTTCTTAAAAACCCTGTAATCTTTGACGGAAGAAATCAGTATGATCAAAAAAGAATGCAGGAAAGAGGTTTTGAATATATTTGCATAGGGAAACAGCCTCTTAGTGTGCCAGTTGAGGCTTAATTTTCATCTAAAACCGCCCTGGGCAAATACAAAAAACTCTGAACTTCAAGTTTATCTTTTTTATAAATTATAAAAACCTTATCATCTTTTATAAAAGCAACACTTGCAGTAGGTATATGAACCTGCTGACTTAAATTTATTACCTGATAAACAGGTGAATTAATAATCTTTTGCCTGTCGCTTATTAAAAGCATGTTATTTTCCGGTGAATATTCAACAGAATAAATTCCGGGTTCAATTTTATTAAAGTCGGCATCATAGGCTGTAACATCAAGAGTTAAAAGCGGATATTGCTTTGAAGGTCTATCCGAAGCATAAACTTTATCTGCATCACTGTTGCCGGAAGGGTAATAATTTTCACGCTCCATCGCTCGCAAATTATTTTGTGAACTGCTGATAATAAGAGGTATTAAAGCATTAATTATAATTATTCCAAGCATAAGTTCCGGCTTTTTCTTATTTATTTTGCTTCTTTAACTGTTTAACTGCTTGAATCAAAGCTGCCGCTTTGTTTTGTGACTCCAAATATTCAAGTTCAGG belongs to bacterium and includes:
- the rbfA gene encoding 30S ribosome-binding factor RbfA is translated as MNSRGDRIRKALIKELSDIIQHKIKDPRIKGIISVTDVELSPDNKYAKAYISIFGSDDSKQEIMDAIGDSTSFIRGEISKRIRMRHTPELKFMLDESLEKGKRITDLIDKISRGEL
- the truB gene encoding tRNA pseudouridine(55) synthase TruB, translated to MNAIKDNKKQDFFGIINVNKPKGFTSHDVVAKLRKILKIKQIGHTGTLDPMAIGVLPICIGKATKVIQYLESSKAYRAFIKLGIKTDTYDMEGEILAKTPVTLNIEEIKKHLESFNGEITQTPPIYSAVHYKGKRLYEYARKNIEINDIPTRKVTINSIELIGISDENSENPVLIVDIDCSEGTYIRSIAHDLGEKLGYGACLCDLTRTKAGKLTVDKTHTLEEIELSCETGNFNKFLMNPIEILPLELFEIDEILLDKIKKGQYFSVDSLSSLPNYYFLQLVYKNRLAAIARFEDNIIKPVNVFV
- a CDS encoding LmeA family phospholipid-binding protein, encoding MKKISIIFAFVIVFSMFFQIIAFSSPNPAPNSCSSGAYPISSTFSRGIQKVFGLNLLTTWAAEFAIKNQISRLIQKGSVKVNVKAYSAGDLIAGKVKGFEITGKNIVYNDVYVSSVKAQSLCDFTYFDYKKNPAMLGSPLFVKYNAEITNKDFQKIFSSDTIKDSLQGIKINASGINLGEVDFTNVKATISNEKINIKATMVYKKTPFTVTFPINLDTSLKVKNDKILLTNLKFASDSENDDFTFITNSIALNNISIFDLKTVEKEDSDINIKKIKIVDDKIFIEGTFWQQQNTTL
- a CDS encoding GerMN domain-containing protein, whose protein sequence is MKNSKNLLILAISLLIAIVCLITAFFLLNKNEKLTDKNSVSVYFVEYCKQNSQSSGAKTINNVPDSSVTKENQIKDFCLTAVRRKFSLNESKFSTAIKELLKGPSQEEKREGLYTEIPATTKLIEIKENPKALIINLSKDFESGGGSTSMSMRFKQLVNTALDAAKSKPVYLELNNRKVDFIGGEGVIVSQPLSRN
- the queA gene encoding tRNA preQ1(34) S-adenosylmethionine ribosyltransferase-isomerase QueA, with translation MLSSDFDYVLPEELIAQFPSEKRDESSLMVLDKQNKTVEHKKFFDIVDFLDKNDVLVLNNTRVIPARLFGKKSTGARIEIFLLEKKTENKWEVLIKPSKRVSAGTIIEFSEELKAKIIERLPNDKWLVEFIFEGIFNEILSKIGNIPLPPYIERQLTDEAIKKLDFERYQTVYAKNPGSVAAPTAGLHFTEEILEKLGQKGVEVCYVTLNVGLGTFRPVKTEKILDHQMDREFYEIPETTAEVINKAKAQGKNIVAVGTTTVRTLESAFRTNGEISETSGWSQMFIYPGYKFNVTDKLITNFHLPKSTLLMLVSALAGKDFILEVYKEAIEKKYRFYSYGDCMFIK
- a CDS encoding AAA domain-containing protein produces the protein MLQEASKVLSSAFKDSIIKKLSMYLHDCVSEEVKSSAFRNLNHDKGTKWFFIEGREALFSHPEKPLKIKSADSKLTELMVQSEVSKKDYQLIYGYLFLKGKSAESKKKEDYLTPLLYVPCRLERDGMDINCTTLEENISLNTSALVSLMNFDEDDETADHLFEGLIDYIPELPITEEKVKIFLNTLKAIVPDIEIVSDLSIEELMAQSLEKLTIIDTSAVVLTKRPTVSAGLMHELSLISEKQAGVFRETALAPIHEEFSGATKNKKTSKNHDHKNQKNDEKITITPLDFSDSQRQVIEAIKNNTLVTVFGPPGTGKSQTIVNLVSHLVGSGQTVLVASRMNKAVDVISERLNGFGAHLLCLRAGKPDYQKQLSFHLQDLISNKVDLDSNFESDVLTDVEDLHTLAKNKSELKQKCVKILELENKWNEALQEYKKIWEIQEDNKLIKKILSKPEIDQCKKFLNKIEQTFNKTGVLNFIYFKFLTYLLNKELGLADNSISAETVEKLKINLEEKELKENLKGIESLITKTGNLHQILENLNELRKKHKSTAVKILKNRRREALKSLIRDQYKRQRLIIHSKALIEKKKNLQNKILLQEDFNPMLQAFPCWAVTTQAISESLPLEPALFDVAIIDEASQCDIASCFPILFRAKKAIIVGDDKQLPHLSFLEKAKEQSFMSKYNIPDRYQLMWRFRSNSMFDVANYYSTASILLDEHFRSYPEIINFSNKEFYGGRIKAMKSRIPSEENESCLELNIIKNATVDLDSTRNMAEVEEIMKKVHDIILKDNENNPKKPTSIGIVSPFRGQVELIKKAVNQVLTGEIIKRHDIEVGTAHTFQGDERDIMLLSLTIAPNSHFQSIVFAQKPNLFNVAITRARKKLIAYISRPVESLPAGLIRNYLEYIQGLSSNSEQSRTIVPAKNNNFTVKDEIAKFLEEEGIRVFPDFEVAGFAVDFVISDEFNHMAVELNGFDLPDENASNENEDNSKLLKSLEKQEILERCGWKVARINSREWHYSKKACINKLKEMLIQISTTH